Proteins from a single region of Gordonia hongkongensis:
- the sigE gene encoding RNA polymerase sigma factor SigE, whose product MTDPRDPADAVPAVPAGTAGFDATGDELLMPSWDDLVREHADRVYRLAYRLSGNQHDAEDLTQETFIRVFRSLSNYRPGTFEGWLHRITTNLFLDMVRRRSKIRMEALPEEYDRVPADTPDPQQVFDATNLDPDLQRALDSLAPDFRAAVVLCDIEGLSYEEISATLGVKLGTVRSRIHRGRQSIRDALAAQGHTSSRSVALGSHA is encoded by the coding sequence ATGACCGATCCCCGCGATCCCGCCGACGCCGTGCCCGCCGTTCCGGCGGGCACCGCAGGTTTCGACGCCACCGGCGACGAACTGCTCATGCCGTCCTGGGACGACCTGGTCCGCGAACACGCCGACCGCGTCTACCGTCTGGCCTACCGTCTGTCGGGGAATCAGCACGACGCCGAGGACCTCACGCAGGAGACCTTCATCCGGGTCTTCCGCTCGTTGTCGAACTACCGTCCCGGCACCTTCGAGGGCTGGTTGCACCGCATCACCACCAACCTGTTCCTCGACATGGTCCGTCGCCGCAGCAAGATCCGGATGGAAGCCCTGCCCGAGGAGTACGACCGGGTGCCGGCCGACACCCCGGATCCGCAGCAGGTCTTCGACGCGACGAACCTCGACCCAGACCTGCAGCGCGCCCTGGACTCGCTGGCTCCCGACTTCCGCGCGGCCGTGGTGCTGTGTGACATCGAGGGCCTGTCCTACGAGGAGATCTCCGCCACCCTCGGTGTCAAGCTGGGTACCGTCCGCAGCCGCATCCATCGCGGTCGGCAGAGCATCCGCGACGCACTCGCGGCCCAAGGACACACCAGTAGCCGTTCGGTCGCGCTCGGCTCGCACGCCTGA
- a CDS encoding DUF1003 domain-containing protein — protein sequence MSEPGRKLDTPSTRRTISFNLDSDVVGMYSERIARFLGTGRYLAIQTVIVIVWIVLNLVAVSIQWDPYPFILLNLAFSTQAAYAAPLILLAQNRQENRDRVSLEEDRMRSAQTKADTEFLARELAAVRLAVGDTVTRDYLRKELDDLLDELTERLGAPAGDESGRRGSKDH from the coding sequence ATGAGCGAACCGGGACGCAAGCTCGACACCCCCAGCACCCGCCGCACGATCTCGTTCAATCTCGACTCCGACGTCGTCGGGATGTACAGCGAGCGGATCGCCCGGTTCCTGGGCACCGGACGATATCTGGCGATCCAGACGGTCATCGTCATCGTGTGGATCGTGCTGAACCTGGTCGCGGTGTCGATCCAGTGGGACCCGTACCCGTTCATCCTGCTGAACCTCGCGTTCTCGACGCAGGCGGCGTACGCGGCGCCGCTGATCCTGCTGGCCCAGAACCGGCAGGAGAACCGCGACCGGGTGTCGCTGGAAGAGGACCGGATGCGGTCCGCCCAGACGAAGGCCGACACCGAGTTCCTGGCCCGGGAGCTCGCCGCGGTCCGTCTCGCGGTCGGCGACACCGTCACGCGCGACTACCTGCGCAAAGAACTGGACGACCTGCTCGACGAACTCACCGAACGGCTCGGCGCCCCCGCCGGCGACGAATCCGGCCGCCGCGGTTCCAAGGATCACTGA
- a CDS encoding general stress protein, with amino-acid sequence MTNPMRPSRETPGLPTPPKGWPIGSYGTYAEAQRAVDFLSDENFTVQDVTIVGVDLMQVERVIGRLTWGKVIGGGLVSGAWLGFFFGCLVALVFAGSPIAPILVGIVGGMVFGVISATIPYAATRGQRDFASTMQLVAGRYDVLCDPKSAEKARDMLARLTF; translated from the coding sequence ATGACCAATCCCATGCGCCCGAGCCGCGAGACGCCGGGACTCCCCACCCCGCCCAAGGGCTGGCCGATCGGTTCGTACGGAACCTACGCCGAGGCCCAGCGCGCGGTGGACTTCCTCTCCGACGAGAACTTCACTGTCCAGGACGTCACCATCGTGGGCGTCGATCTGATGCAGGTCGAGCGGGTCATCGGCCGGCTGACGTGGGGCAAGGTGATCGGCGGCGGGCTGGTCTCGGGTGCCTGGCTCGGCTTCTTCTTCGGCTGTCTGGTGGCGCTCGTCTTCGCCGGTTCGCCCATTGCGCCCATCCTGGTGGGCATCGTCGGCGGCATGGTCTTCGGTGTGATCTCCGCGACCATTCCGTACGCGGCGACCCGGGGCCAGCGGGATTTCGCGTCGACCATGCAGCTGGTCGCCGGCCGCTATGACGTGCTGTGCGACCCGAAAAGCGCAGAGAAGGCGCGCGACATGCTCGCCCGTCTCACCTTCTGA
- the tatB gene encoding Sec-independent protein translocase protein TatB, whose amino-acid sequence MFSSIGWGEIAILVVAALVILGPERLPGAVSWTMQSAKKVRDYATGASNQLKDELGPEFDDLRKPLADLNELRGMTPRSIVTKHLLDGDDSLFRLNESATTVDRKTTPAAPEIKPVSAPLSFEKQETGNQDSAGPAGSAASDRPSRSGSRPAAADWDAT is encoded by the coding sequence ATGTTCAGCAGCATCGGATGGGGCGAGATAGCGATCCTGGTGGTCGCGGCACTCGTCATCCTCGGCCCCGAACGTCTCCCCGGTGCCGTCTCCTGGACGATGCAGTCGGCCAAGAAGGTCCGTGATTACGCGACCGGTGCGAGCAATCAGCTGAAGGACGAGCTGGGTCCCGAATTCGACGACCTGCGCAAGCCGCTCGCCGACCTCAACGAACTGCGGGGTATGACGCCGCGGTCGATCGTCACGAAACACCTTCTCGACGGCGATGATTCACTGTTCCGGCTGAACGAGAGCGCCACCACGGTCGACCGGAAGACCACCCCGGCGGCGCCGGAGATCAAGCCCGTGTCGGCGCCCCTGTCGTTCGAGAAGCAGGAGACCGGCAATCAGGACTCCGCCGGCCCGGCGGGATCCGCGGCGTCGGACCGCCCGTCGCGGTCGGGGTCGCGTCCCGCAGCGGCCGACTGGGACGCGACCTGA
- a CDS encoding sugar phosphate nucleotidyltransferase: protein MDNYTVRESVERPSVGGSDNIREDVEAVVLVGGKGTRLRPLTLSAPKPMLPTAGLPFLTHLLSRIRAAGIRDIVLSTSFKAEVFSEYYGDGSKLGLRMRYVTEDEPLGTGGGIRNVLDELTANTIVVFNGDVLGGTDVGDVIDSHRAADADVTIHLVRVSDPRAFGCVPTDADGRVTAFLEKTQDPPTDQINAGTYVFKREVIESIPAGLPVSVEREVFPRLLAEGSHVHAHVDHAYWRDMGTPEDFVRGSADLVRGIAPSPALGDRRGESLVHEGAGVGPGALLIGGTVVGRGAEVGPRARLDGAVVFDGAVIEAGAVVERSIIGFGARIGPRALVRDTVIGDGADIGARCELLRGARVWPGIEIPDNGIRFSTDV from the coding sequence GTGGACAACTACACCGTGCGTGAGTCGGTGGAAAGACCGTCCGTGGGGGGATCGGACAACATCAGGGAGGACGTCGAGGCCGTCGTCCTCGTCGGCGGGAAGGGAACCCGCCTGCGCCCACTCACCCTGTCGGCGCCGAAACCGATGCTGCCCACCGCCGGGCTGCCGTTCCTGACCCATCTGCTGTCCCGTATCCGGGCGGCCGGTATCCGCGACATCGTGCTCAGCACCTCATTCAAGGCCGAGGTCTTCAGCGAGTACTACGGCGACGGTTCGAAGCTGGGCCTGCGCATGCGCTATGTCACCGAGGACGAGCCGCTGGGCACCGGCGGCGGTATCCGCAACGTCCTCGACGAACTGACCGCGAACACGATCGTGGTCTTCAACGGCGACGTGCTCGGCGGCACCGATGTCGGCGACGTCATCGACAGTCACCGCGCCGCCGACGCCGACGTCACCATCCACCTCGTGCGGGTCAGCGACCCCCGCGCGTTCGGCTGCGTCCCGACCGACGCCGACGGCCGGGTCACCGCGTTCCTGGAGAAGACCCAGGACCCGCCGACCGACCAGATCAATGCCGGCACCTATGTGTTCAAGCGCGAGGTCATCGAATCCATCCCGGCCGGCCTGCCGGTGTCGGTCGAGCGTGAGGTGTTCCCCCGGCTGCTCGCCGAGGGCAGTCACGTCCACGCACACGTCGATCACGCGTACTGGCGGGACATGGGTACGCCCGAGGACTTCGTCCGCGGCTCGGCCGACCTCGTCCGCGGAATCGCGCCGTCGCCCGCCCTGGGGGACCGTCGCGGCGAGTCCCTCGTGCACGAAGGCGCGGGAGTGGGCCCGGGTGCCCTTCTGATCGGCGGCACGGTGGTCGGCCGTGGCGCCGAGGTCGGCCCGCGCGCCCGTCTCGACGGCGCGGTCGTCTTCGACGGCGCCGTGATCGAGGCCGGCGCGGTCGTGGAACGGTCGATCATCGGCTTCGGTGCCCGCATCGGGCCGCGTGCGCTGGTCCGGGACACGGTCATCGGCGACGGTGCTGACATCGGCGCCCGTTGCGAGTTGCTGCGCGGCGCCCGGGTGTGGCCGGGAATCGAGATCCCCGACAACGGGATTCGATTCTCGACGGACGTCTAG
- a CDS encoding Mrp/NBP35 family ATP-binding protein, with protein sequence MTTGVAPTESAVRAALGKVKDPEIGKPITDIGMVKSVTINDDASVDVGVYLTTSGCPMRTEISQRVETAVADVPGVGAIRVELDVMDDEQRTELRKKLRGDKAEPVIPFAQPGSLTRVYAVASGKGGVGKSSVTVNLATALAERGLTVGVLDADIYGHSVPRMLGSDAKPTQVERMIMPPSNHGVRFISIGQFTDGNTPVTWRGPMLHRALQQFLADVYWGDLDVLLLDLPPGTGDVAISVAQLIPGAEILVVTTPQQAAAEVAERAGAIALQTRQKILGVVENMSWLELPDGSRMEPFGSGGGEQVAQRLTRAVGAQVDLLGQVPLETALREGGDAGVPVVLSAPESASGSALRAIAGKLAARKRGLAGMSLGLDTIRNS encoded by the coding sequence ATGACAACAGGAGTCGCGCCCACGGAATCGGCAGTTCGCGCCGCTCTGGGCAAGGTCAAGGATCCCGAGATCGGCAAGCCCATCACCGACATCGGGATGGTCAAGTCGGTCACGATCAACGACGACGCGAGCGTCGACGTCGGGGTGTACCTCACGACATCGGGGTGCCCGATGCGCACCGAGATCTCGCAGCGCGTGGAAACAGCAGTCGCCGACGTCCCGGGCGTCGGCGCGATCCGCGTCGAACTCGACGTCATGGACGACGAGCAGCGCACCGAGCTGCGCAAGAAGCTCCGCGGGGACAAGGCCGAGCCGGTCATCCCGTTCGCCCAGCCCGGCTCACTGACCCGCGTCTACGCCGTCGCGTCGGGCAAGGGCGGCGTCGGCAAGTCGAGCGTGACCGTCAACCTCGCCACGGCGCTCGCCGAACGCGGGCTCACCGTCGGCGTTCTCGACGCCGACATCTACGGCCACTCGGTTCCCCGCATGCTCGGGAGCGACGCCAAACCCACGCAGGTCGAGCGCATGATCATGCCGCCGAGCAACCACGGCGTCCGCTTCATCTCGATCGGACAGTTCACCGACGGCAACACGCCGGTGACCTGGCGCGGTCCCATGCTGCACCGAGCCCTGCAGCAGTTCCTCGCGGACGTCTACTGGGGCGATCTCGACGTCTTGCTCCTCGACCTGCCGCCGGGCACCGGTGACGTCGCGATCTCGGTCGCGCAGCTCATCCCGGGCGCGGAGATCCTGGTGGTGACGACACCCCAGCAGGCCGCGGCGGAGGTCGCCGAGCGCGCCGGGGCCATCGCCCTGCAGACGCGGCAGAAGATCCTCGGCGTCGTCGAGAACATGTCGTGGCTGGAGCTGCCCGATGGCAGCCGCATGGAACCGTTCGGGTCCGGCGGCGGCGAGCAGGTGGCGCAACGCCTGACGCGCGCGGTGGGCGCCCAGGTCGACCTGCTGGGTCAGGTACCGCTCGAGACGGCCTTACGCGAAGGCGGCGACGCCGGTGTCCCGGTGGTGCTGTCGGCACCCGAATCTGCGTCCGGTTCCGCCCTGCGCGCCATCGCGGGCAAGCTCGCGGCGCGTAAGCGCGGCCTGGCGGGTATGAGTCTGGGACTCGACACCATCCGGAATTCCTGA
- a CDS encoding extracellular solute-binding protein encodes MRRKVLAAAVAAVAMLPVLSACGSGYEAGVLNFYPPADGADTFAEIGDKCSADSGGAYKVVTTPLPKGADDQRLQLARRLAGNDSGLDLMGMDVVWTAEFADAGWMVPVPDAMAAEVSARTLGGPLDTAVWKTDDDERERLYAIPFSTNTQLLWYRPDVLVEDVDRRRPASTWNGMLEDALVSGRNGGPTYIMVQGRQYEGLMVWFNSVLASAGGQIVDPDDPDKVTLNDTPEHRAATVRALETLKRVATAPGADPSLTNSDEGAARLGMESGEALYQVNWPFVFAGMRENAVAGSVAFLDLTEYANLYADTANPPTPAQVVPLNREMRRVFDFAPYPGFEGLPTKTTLGGINIAVASTSQQQDLAYQAAECITSEASQKAFSFSAGPPPVIESIYDDADFRLAYPMADEIKRQLEPEHAALRPKSPDYQAISTLLQAKLSPVGAWEPEALVDELAEAVQKAIDGEGLIP; translated from the coding sequence GTGAGACGAAAGGTCCTCGCCGCGGCGGTGGCAGCGGTGGCCATGCTGCCCGTGCTGTCCGCGTGCGGCTCGGGATATGAAGCGGGCGTACTCAATTTCTATCCGCCGGCCGACGGTGCGGACACCTTCGCCGAGATCGGCGACAAATGCTCGGCCGATTCCGGTGGTGCGTACAAGGTCGTGACCACCCCGTTGCCCAAGGGCGCCGACGATCAGCGTTTGCAGCTCGCACGGCGCCTCGCGGGCAACGACAGCGGGCTGGACCTGATGGGCATGGACGTGGTGTGGACGGCCGAATTCGCCGACGCGGGTTGGATGGTGCCGGTCCCCGACGCCATGGCCGCCGAGGTGTCGGCGCGCACCCTGGGCGGTCCGCTCGACACCGCGGTCTGGAAGACCGACGACGACGAGCGGGAACGGCTCTACGCCATCCCGTTCTCCACGAACACCCAATTGCTCTGGTACCGACCGGATGTGCTCGTCGAAGACGTCGACCGCCGGCGCCCGGCGTCGACGTGGAACGGCATGCTCGAGGACGCGCTCGTCAGCGGTCGCAACGGCGGACCGACCTACATCATGGTGCAGGGCAGGCAGTACGAAGGCCTGATGGTGTGGTTCAACTCGGTACTCGCCAGCGCCGGTGGGCAGATCGTCGACCCGGACGACCCCGACAAGGTCACCCTCAACGACACCCCCGAACACCGCGCCGCGACGGTCCGCGCCCTGGAGACGCTGAAGCGGGTCGCCACCGCGCCCGGTGCCGATCCGTCGCTGACCAACTCCGACGAGGGCGCCGCACGGCTCGGCATGGAGAGCGGTGAGGCCCTGTACCAGGTGAACTGGCCGTTCGTCTTCGCCGGGATGCGCGAGAACGCCGTGGCGGGCAGCGTCGCCTTCCTCGACCTCACCGAATACGCGAACCTGTACGCGGACACCGCGAATCCGCCGACCCCGGCGCAGGTGGTCCCGCTCAACCGCGAGATGCGGCGGGTCTTCGATTTCGCGCCCTATCCGGGCTTCGAGGGACTTCCCACCAAGACGACCCTGGGCGGCATCAACATCGCCGTCGCGAGCACCTCGCAACAGCAGGACCTCGCCTACCAGGCCGCCGAGTGCATCACCAGTGAGGCATCGCAGAAGGCGTTCTCGTTCAGTGCGGGTCCGCCGCCGGTCATCGAGTCCATCTACGACGACGCCGATTTCCGCCTCGCGTACCCGATGGCCGACGAGATCAAGCGGCAGCTCGAACCCGAGCACGCTGCTCTGCGGCCGAAATCGCCCGACTATCAAGCAATCTCGACGCTGCTGCAGGCCAAGTTGAGCCCGGTCGGCGCCTGGGAGCCGGAGGCCCTGGTCGACGAGCTCGCCGAAGCGGTCCAGAAGGCCATCGACGGGGAAGGGCTAATCCCGTGA
- a CDS encoding sugar ABC transporter permease produces the protein MSDNDTPRNDAENAGGNPDDAGFRAGRHALPEDAPPQTGPIPIVGDTPPVQSDQVWTAPPGGRHEVTAASSHTDRPTPDPAPASLSKPATGTGGGTAVIDRPRADTPPAAPRRRSEGKTAERRLAFWLVAPAALMMLLVTGYPIVYAVWLSLNKMSLSAPGEREFVWFANYATVLTDNYWWTAFAVTVGITVVSVLIELVLGMAIALVMHRTIFGRGTIRTVVLIPYGIVTVAAAFSWYYAWTPGTGYLANLLPDGTAPLTEQWPSLAIIVLAEVWKTTPFMALLLLAGLALVPDDLLKAAQVDGAGAWTRLWRIILPLMKPAILVALLFRTLDAFRVFDNIYVLTSGSNNTYSVSMLGYDNLFGAFNLGVGSAISILIFICVAIIAFVFIKGFGTAAPGSDDEGR, from the coding sequence GTGAGCGACAACGACACTCCGCGTAACGACGCCGAGAACGCGGGCGGCAACCCCGACGACGCGGGGTTCCGTGCCGGGCGACACGCCCTCCCGGAGGATGCGCCACCGCAAACCGGTCCGATCCCGATCGTCGGTGACACACCCCCGGTGCAGTCCGATCAGGTGTGGACCGCTCCGCCGGGAGGTCGGCACGAGGTGACCGCGGCGTCGTCGCACACCGACCGGCCCACCCCGGATCCCGCGCCCGCCTCGCTGTCGAAGCCGGCGACCGGGACGGGCGGGGGTACCGCGGTGATCGATCGGCCCCGGGCCGACACGCCGCCGGCCGCCCCGCGCAGGCGCAGCGAGGGCAAAACCGCCGAGCGCCGGCTGGCCTTCTGGCTCGTGGCGCCGGCCGCACTGATGATGCTCTTGGTCACCGGATACCCGATCGTGTACGCGGTCTGGCTGTCGCTGAACAAGATGAGCCTCTCGGCGCCGGGGGAACGCGAGTTCGTCTGGTTCGCCAACTACGCCACCGTCCTCACCGACAACTACTGGTGGACGGCCTTTGCCGTCACGGTCGGCATCACGGTCGTGTCGGTACTCATCGAACTCGTGCTGGGCATGGCGATCGCGCTCGTCATGCACCGGACGATCTTCGGGCGGGGCACCATCCGCACCGTCGTCCTGATCCCGTACGGCATCGTCACCGTGGCGGCGGCGTTCTCCTGGTACTACGCGTGGACGCCGGGCACCGGATATCTCGCCAACCTGCTACCCGACGGCACCGCACCGCTCACCGAGCAGTGGCCGTCGCTGGCGATCATCGTCCTCGCCGAGGTCTGGAAGACGACGCCGTTCATGGCCCTGCTCCTGCTGGCCGGCCTCGCGCTCGTCCCGGACGACCTGCTCAAGGCGGCCCAGGTCGACGGCGCCGGGGCGTGGACGAGACTGTGGCGCATCATCCTTCCGCTGATGAAGCCGGCGATCCTGGTGGCGCTGCTGTTCCGCACACTCGACGCGTTCCGCGTGTTCGACAACATCTACGTCCTCACCAGCGGGTCCAACAACACCTACTCGGTGTCGATGCTGGGTTACGACAATCTGTTCGGCGCCTTCAATCTCGGCGTCGGCTCGGCGATCTCGATTCTGATCTTCATCTGTGTCGCGATCATCGCGTTCGTGTTCATCAAGGGGTTCGGCACCGCCGCACCGGGTTCCGACGACGAGGGGAGGTAA
- a CDS encoding O-methyltransferase codes for MTESTPSTRPDLIAYAESAIVEDDAVIAARARAEELGATPVSPAVGALLALLARAADARAVVEIGTGTGVSGLWLLNGMSADGVLTTIDPEPEHHRAARASFAGADIAPGRTRLINGTPVEVLPRLSDASYDLVFVDGPLLDLPRFVREAVRMLRPGGVVVVHNATAHGTVGDPARTEPPTAAAREAALLIADDEQLLPVVIPLGPGVLAAAKIR; via the coding sequence GTGACCGAGTCAACGCCGTCCACACGCCCCGACCTGATCGCCTACGCCGAGTCGGCCATCGTCGAGGACGACGCCGTCATCGCCGCCCGCGCTCGCGCCGAGGAGCTCGGCGCGACACCGGTCAGCCCGGCGGTCGGCGCGCTACTGGCTCTGCTGGCCCGCGCGGCCGATGCGCGCGCCGTCGTGGAGATCGGGACCGGCACCGGGGTGAGCGGCCTCTGGCTGCTCAACGGCATGTCGGCCGACGGCGTGCTGACCACGATCGATCCCGAGCCCGAACATCACCGGGCCGCACGGGCGTCGTTCGCCGGCGCCGACATCGCCCCGGGCCGCACCCGGCTGATCAACGGCACGCCGGTCGAGGTGCTGCCGCGGTTGTCCGACGCGTCCTATGACCTGGTCTTCGTGGACGGACCACTGCTGGACCTGCCCCGGTTCGTGCGTGAGGCCGTCCGGATGTTGCGACCGGGAGGTGTCGTGGTCGTCCACAACGCGACCGCGCACGGAACGGTCGGCGACCCGGCCCGCACCGAACCGCCGACGGCGGCGGCCCGCGAGGCGGCCCTGCTGATCGCCGACGACGAGCAGCTGCTTCCCGTGGTCATCCCGCTCGGGCCCGGCGTGCTCGCCGCCGCGAAGATCCGCTAG
- a CDS encoding magnesium transporter MgtE N-terminal domain-containing protein, translating to MSSVSKVFVARLVGLAVLGPDGESIGRVRDVVISIRMSGQQPRVLGLAVELTTRRRIFVPMLRVTAIEPQAVALNTGTVSLRRLHLRPGEALAIGQVLDTHVRVVDPDLPELADADVTVIDLGIEKTRTRDWVVSRVAIRAGRRGLRRRHETQVVEWSSVQGITQSSLNLPGQGVAQALLQFEGMRPADVANALRELPAKRRDEIASALDDERLADVLQELPPDDQKEVLAALGRDRAVDILEAMDPDDAADLLGELPDTEAEAFLEEMDPVESEPLRRLLLHSPDTAGGVMTSEPIVVTASTTIAEALARVRNPDLTPAAASLVFVVRPPTSTPTGKYLGCVHLQALLREPPAHLVGGILDTDLAQLHPEDSLETMTRYFATYNLVCGPVVDEAGHLLGAVSVDDLLDEILPRDWRETEPEDVVEADGYGVGSGPEPASGGPQVRIR from the coding sequence ATGTCGTCGGTGAGCAAGGTGTTCGTGGCCAGATTAGTCGGGTTGGCCGTCCTTGGTCCCGACGGCGAGTCCATCGGACGCGTCCGCGACGTGGTGATCTCGATCCGCATGTCCGGGCAGCAACCGCGCGTCCTCGGTCTCGCGGTCGAATTGACCACTCGGCGTAGGATTTTCGTGCCGATGCTGCGGGTGACCGCGATCGAGCCCCAGGCCGTGGCCCTCAACACCGGCACCGTGAGCCTCCGCCGACTCCATCTGCGCCCCGGCGAGGCGCTCGCCATCGGACAGGTCCTCGACACCCACGTCCGGGTCGTCGATCCGGATCTCCCCGAGCTCGCCGACGCCGACGTGACGGTGATCGACCTCGGGATCGAGAAGACCCGGACCCGCGATTGGGTCGTCTCCCGCGTCGCGATCCGGGCGGGACGTCGCGGCCTGCGCCGGCGCCACGAGACACAGGTCGTGGAGTGGTCCAGCGTGCAGGGCATCACCCAGAGCTCGCTGAACCTGCCCGGACAAGGAGTCGCGCAGGCCCTCCTGCAGTTCGAGGGCATGCGCCCGGCCGACGTCGCCAACGCCCTGCGCGAACTGCCCGCGAAACGACGCGACGAGATCGCCTCGGCCCTCGACGACGAACGGCTCGCCGACGTGCTGCAGGAGTTGCCGCCCGACGACCAGAAAGAGGTGCTGGCCGCGCTCGGACGCGACCGCGCTGTCGACATCCTCGAGGCGATGGACCCCGACGACGCCGCCGACCTCCTCGGCGAACTGCCCGACACCGAGGCCGAGGCCTTCCTCGAGGAGATGGACCCCGTGGAGTCCGAGCCCCTCCGCCGACTCCTGCTGCACTCCCCCGACACCGCGGGCGGCGTGATGACCTCGGAGCCGATCGTGGTCACCGCATCGACCACCATCGCCGAGGCCCTCGCCCGGGTCCGCAACCCCGACCTGACGCCGGCCGCGGCGAGTCTGGTGTTCGTCGTCCGCCCGCCCACTTCGACACCGACCGGCAAGTATCTCGGATGCGTGCATCTGCAGGCCCTGCTCCGGGAACCGCCCGCGCACCTGGTCGGCGGCATCCTGGACACCGACCTCGCCCAACTCCATCCCGAGGACTCCCTGGAGACGATGACGAGATATTTCGCGACCTACAACCTGGTGTGCGGCCCCGTCGTGGACGAGGCCGGCCACCTGCTCGGCGCGGTGAGCGTCGACGACCTGCTCGACGAGATCCTGCCGCGCGACTGGCGTGAGACCGAACCCGAGGACGTCGTCGAGGCCGACGGGTACGGCGTCGGGAGTGGCCCGGAACCGGCATCGGGCGGCCCCCAGGTGCGGATCCGATGA
- a CDS encoding S1C family serine protease yields MTVAPDADSPDTGDAQFARRAEPPESQRLTPSRTWHSPVSPSTAQVFGRPSGVRGSFATSDGDKRPPEPQIAPPDPVLAEAFSRPAGSSDTLQRDPLATYGHTEQPQAPDDPWRDPESPARLDAPALASASSDIPTETGPKLGVRDILLGNRLSWVALATLAVIALLIGLVGGLMGRYTAEVAAPLTSDTVELSTEDTGGDAGPRSSVAEVARAVEKSVVAIDVRAAGAYATGSGFVIDKEGYILTNNHVISMAANDKSAKLEVVFFDRQRVPARIVGRDPKTDLAVLKVDNVENPTVSVLGRSGDLQIGEEVVAFGSPLGLNRTVTSGIVSATDRAVALTPDAESDTDAVIDAIQTDAAINPGNSGGPLVNGEAQVVGINTAGRLGAGGGNIGLGFAIPIDEAKPIAEALIRDGRVNHPQIGVNASSVRNERVLGAQVRNVVAGSPAERAGIRENDVITSFNNRPIESADELNVAIRTASIGESVPFQYWRAGRTFSGTITPASD; encoded by the coding sequence GTGACCGTGGCCCCCGACGCCGATTCTCCCGATACCGGTGACGCACAGTTCGCGCGGCGCGCCGAACCGCCCGAGTCGCAACGTCTGACGCCGTCGCGGACCTGGCACTCGCCCGTGTCGCCGTCCACCGCGCAGGTGTTCGGCCGCCCGTCGGGTGTGCGCGGCTCGTTCGCCACCTCGGACGGCGACAAGCGGCCGCCCGAGCCGCAGATCGCACCCCCGGACCCGGTGCTCGCCGAGGCCTTCAGCCGGCCGGCCGGATCGAGCGACACCCTGCAGCGGGATCCGCTCGCGACCTACGGCCACACCGAGCAGCCGCAGGCGCCGGACGACCCGTGGCGCGACCCGGAGAGCCCGGCGCGGCTGGACGCACCCGCGCTGGCGTCCGCATCGTCGGACATCCCGACCGAGACCGGCCCCAAGCTCGGTGTCCGCGACATCCTGCTCGGCAATCGCCTGAGCTGGGTCGCCCTGGCCACGCTCGCGGTGATCGCGTTGCTGATCGGGCTCGTCGGCGGGCTGATGGGCCGGTACACCGCCGAGGTGGCCGCGCCGCTCACCAGTGACACGGTCGAGTTGTCCACCGAGGACACCGGCGGCGACGCCGGGCCGCGGTCGTCCGTGGCCGAGGTGGCCCGGGCGGTGGAGAAGTCGGTCGTCGCCATCGACGTCCGCGCGGCGGGCGCCTACGCCACCGGGTCGGGATTCGTCATCGACAAAGAGGGTTACATCCTCACCAACAACCACGTCATCTCGATGGCCGCGAACGACAAGAGCGCCAAACTCGAGGTCGTGTTCTTCGACCGTCAGCGGGTTCCGGCGCGCATCGTCGGTCGCGATCCCAAGACCGATCTCGCCGTGCTGAAGGTCGACAATGTCGAGAACCCGACGGTCTCGGTGCTCGGTCGCTCGGGCGACCTGCAGATCGGCGAAGAGGTGGTCGCCTTCGGATCTCCATTGGGGCTCAACCGAACCGTGACCAGCGGCATCGTCAGCGCGACCGACCGTGCCGTGGCGCTGACGCCCGACGCGGAGTCCGACACCGACGCGGTGATCGACGCCATCCAGACCGATGCCGCGATCAACCCGGGCAACTCGGGCGGTCCGCTGGTCAACGGCGAAGCCCAGGTGGTCGGCATCAACACCGCCGGGCGCCTCGGCGCCGGGGGCGGCAACATCGGTCTGGGATTCGCGATTCCCATCGACGAGGCCAAGCCCATCGCGGAGGCGCTGATCCGCGACGGCCGCGTGAACCACCCGCAGATCGGCGTCAACGCCAGTTCGGTGCGCAACGAGCGCGTGCTGGGCGCACAGGTCCGCAACGTCGTCGCCGGCAGCCCCGCCGAACGCGCGGGTATCCGGGAGAACGACGTGATCACCTCGTTCAACAATCGCCCGATCGAGAGCGCCGACGAGCTGAACGTCGCGATCCGGACCGCGAGCATCGGCGAGTCGGTCCCGTTCCAGTACTGGCGGGCGGGTCGCACGTTCAGCGGTACCATCACTCCGGCGAGCGACTAA